From a region of the Nitrospirota bacterium genome:
- a CDS encoding DUF4258 domain-containing protein codes for MDRTTLKIAVENSLIEWQRHALERMMERGISREIVKGVLLTGEVIEDYPDDKPYPSALFLGWHEDEPFHVVSALDSENGCCFIITSYKPDLEHFESDYKTRRKDDNKISS; via the coding sequence ATGGATAGAACAACGCTAAAAATAGCCGTTGAGAATAGCCTTATCGAATGGCAGAGGCACGCGCTTGAAAGGATGATGGAGAGGGGTATTTCAAGGGAAATTGTAAAAGGAGTACTGTTAACAGGGGAAGTTATTGAAGATTATCCTGATGATAAACCTTATCCGAGTGCCTTGTTTTTAGGGTGGCATGAAGATGAGCCATTTCATGTAGTGTCAGCTCTTGACTCTGAGAATGGCTGCTGTTTTATTATAACTTCCTATAAACCTGATTTAGAACATTTTGAATCAGATTATAAGACCAGGAG
- a CDS encoding DUF2283 domain-containing protein: protein MEKITITYDKAGNTLDVWFSKPRPCINEEIGHGIILKKDEKGEVIGFEKINYLKKEKPEDVQSLPLEVAVL from the coding sequence CGATAACCTATGATAAGGCGGGCAATACCCTGGATGTCTGGTTCTCAAAACCAAGACCCTGCATCAATGAAGAGATTGGGCATGGGATTATTCTGAAAAAAGATGAAAAGGGAGAGGTAATTGGATTTGAAAAGATAAACTATCTGAAGAAAGAGAAGCCTGAGGATGTCCAGTCACTACCATTAGAAGTTGCTGTTTTATAG